The window TGTGTTGAAAGATGAAGTGGCTTTTGTGCGCAGCGCAGCGGCCCGCGTGCTCGGTCAACTGAGCGATGGGCGCGCCGTTGACCCGCTCATCGCTGCTCTAAAAGATTCGACCTCTAGCGTCTCTTCGGCTGCCGCGATGGGCTTGGGCGCGTTGAAGGATGCTCGTGCCATGCCTGCGCTGCTGGCGATGATCAGAGATCCTGCTCCAGATGTTCGCGCGGCAGTGGCCGCCTCGCTCGGCGATCTACGCGACAAGCGAGGGGTCGAGCCGCTGATACTGGCTCTCAATGATGAATACAAATCAGTGAAGCTTGCAGCCGCGCTCGCGCTCGCAGACATCGGCGACAAGCACGCGGTTGCGGCGCTCAATGAAGCTGTAACGAATGAGAAGGATGAGGAGACCCGCACGCAGATGAAAGAGGCGCTTCAGCGATTGATGGCAACTCCCGACCAATAAGCAGCAGTGGCGGTGGGCATCTCGCGGCAAAGTAGGGAGTGACCCTATCAACTGCGAACTGTGCCCGGTGCCTTACCGCCTGCTGTTTTTACTCATCGTTGCTGCTGCGCTTGCGCAGGCTCTTGCGTGCGCGACGCCGAGCGACCTGAGATTTGAGTCGGCGACGTTCGCCCGGCTTCAGGTAGAATGCGTGTTTCTTCGTATCTGTGATGATGCCCTCGCGGGCGACTTGCCGCTTGAAACGGCGAATTGCGCTTTCGATGCTTTCGTTATCGTGAACCTGTACTCTTGCCACTCAAAAAACCTCCATTTACTTACCAGCGATTATACGAGCCGCCTCGGCCTCCGCTGCTTCTTTCGCCTTCGCCGCCCCCGCTACTGCCACGGCCCCCGCTATCTCTATTAGCTTTGCGAGCCTGGCGGCATTCTTTACAACGTTTAGGCTCGCTCATTCCTCGCTCTTGAAAAAATTGTTGCTCGCCAGCCGAAAACGTAAAGGGCTGGCTACAGTCCGCGCATGTGAGGGTCCTATCTTCCATATCATCTCCTCAGTTCGGAGCCTTGATTAGAGTCGAGGGTTACGAAAAGGCAGTCCCTGTACCGGGGTGCGGTTGCTAAAACCCCTGGGCGCAAGCCAGTCGAGATAAATAACCCCGGTCTAAAATCGCAACAACTTCAAGCTGATTAGCTTACACAAGACGCGCGCCAACTGTCAATCGCCGCAGGAGTTGCTTTGCCGTTTTTCAAAAGGTCATAACCTCTTAGAGAGGTCTAACGTCTTAGAAGCCTGGGTCAAAGAAGGTCGCGGAGTCTTTCATCTGGGCCGCGACTGTCAGCTTGCAAAAATCATTTCCGGCTGCGACGATATTCACTCGCAAATTTTTGAAGAAAATTTTTTGTAACCGGCTGGCGGCTTTCGCAGTCTTAGTCGCCAGGCGGGCGCGCTCGCGAACGTGCTTCCACTGGCGCGGACGCGAGCACGCTCTGCCATCATCCCATCAAGGCGAATGTAAAAGGGCAAAAGTTGATCTGCCACGGGATTGGCGCGGATTTGCGCCGGCGCGGCGCGGTTTTCCTTTTGCATTTTTGCGCTTTACCTTATACCTTTTCCAAACCGACTCATTTCTTCAATTCAATGGAGGACGCTATGCACCGAGAACACTGGATTGCGCTCAGGCGGGTGTGCGCCGGGCTGTTCGCCTGCGCCCTGCTGCTCGCCGCGGCCGCCGCGCCCGCGGCAGTTGCGCAGAAGAAAGCCAAAGCGGCGACCGCCGCTTCTTCACAGCGGCTCAACGAAGAGTACACCGCTAAAATCAAAGAGTACACGACGGAAAAATACTTCCTGACGGAGCTCGTAGACCACCTGCCCGCCTCCGACAAGGTGCCGTCGCCTGACAAGGTTCTCGGTTATGTCGTCGGCACGCCGAACAAGCTCACCTATACAAAGGACATGTACCGCTACTATCGCGAGCTTGAGAAAGCGACGCCGCGCGTCCGCGTCTTCACCGCGCCCGAGCGCAGCGAAGAGGGGCGCGAGCAGATGCTCGTGCTGGTCAGCGACGAGGCCAATCTGGCGCGGCTCGACCGCTACAAAGAGATCACCAGCAAGCTCGCGGACCCGCGCCACCTGTCAGACGAGCAGGCGCAACAGCTCATCAGCGAAGGCAAGACCTTTTACTGGGCGTCGGGCTCGATCCATTCGCCGGAAACCGGCTCGCCAGAAATGCTGATGGAGATGGCCTATCGGCTGGCGGTTGAAGATTCGCCGCTCATCGAAGCGATCCGCAAGAACGTCATCGTCATGATTACGCCGGCGCTCGAAGTAGACGGGCGCGACCGCGCCGTTGATCAGTATTACTATCACAAGGCGAACCCGAATAAGCCCATGCCGCCGCTGCTCTACTGGGGCAAGTACGTCGCCCACGACAACAACCGCGACGGCCTGGGAATGGCGCTCGCCCTGTCGCGCAATCAGATGAAGACCTTCATCGAATACCACCCGCAGATTCTCCATGACCTGCACGAATCGGTGCCGTTCCTCTATACCTCGACCGGCACCGGGCCATACAATGCGTGGCTCGACCCGCTGGTCATCGATGAGTGGCACGTGCTGGCTTATCACGAGATCGAGCAGATGACCAAGCGCGGCGTGCCCGGCGTCTGGACGCATGGGTTTTATGATGGCTGGGCGCCGAATTATATGTTTTACGTCGCCAACGGCCATAACTCGGTGGGCCGCTTTTACGAGACCTATGGCGGCACAGGCGCCGACACCCTGACGCGCAATGTCGGCCCGCAATCACAGCGCGACTGGTATCGCCCGAACCCGCCGCTGCCGTGGGTGAAGTGGTCAATCCGCAACAACATCAACTTGCAGCAGTCGGCGATTCTTTTCGCGATGAACTACGTCGCCAACAATCGCGAGCGCTTCCTGAATAACTTTTATGTGAAGAGCAAGCGGTCAATCCTCAAGGCGGCCAACGAAGGGCCGGCGGCTTACGTGATTCCCGGCGACGATGCGCGGCCGGTCGAAGCCGCGGACATGATTAACCTGCTGCGCCTGATGGGCGTCGAAGTTCACACCGCGACCAAAGAGTTCAGCGTCGGTGACAAAAAATATGCGGCGGGCTCTTACATCGTCCGCATGGATCAGCCGTATTCGCGCATGGCCGATATGCTGATGGACACGCAGTATTACAACGTTAACGACCCGCGTCCGTATGACGACACGGGGTGGACGCTCGGCGCGCTGCGCAACGTTAAAACCGTGCGCGTCACCGACAAGAGCGTGCTCGACACGCCGATGGTGCTGCTGACCAGCGACGCGCGAGTGCGCGGCAAAATCAGCGGCAAGCTGGCGATGGCCGGCTTCATCATCAATCACAACACCGACAACACGCTGGCGACGCTGCGCTATCGTTTGAAAGACATCAAGATGCTGGCCGCCGAAGAGGCGTTCAAGATGGACGACCAGTCGTTCAACGCCGGCTCGTTCATCGTCAAGTTCGAGGGCAACCCGGCGGACGCCCGCCAGCGCCTCGAAGACGCGGTGGTTGATCTGGGGCTCACCGCCGTCGCCATAGACAAACTCCCGGAGGTGAAGACGCACGAGCTGGCCGCGCCGCGCATCGCCATCGTTCATACCTGGACGAACACCCAGAACGAAGGCTGGTTCCGCATCGAGTTCGACCGCTTGAAGATTCCCTATGACTACATCTCGGATCACGTCCTGCGCGACACGCCGAACCTGAAAGAGAAGTATGACGTGATCATCTTCCCACCGGTCGGCGGCACGGCGCAGACCATCGTCAGCGGCATGCCGAAACGCGGCGAGCCGATGCCCTGGAAGCAATCCGAGGTGACGCCGAACTTCGGCTTTTCGCCCGATCAGACCGACGACATGCGCGGCGGCATGGAGCTGCGCGGCGTCTTGAACTTGCAGAAGTTCGTCGAAGACGGCGGCCTCTTCATCCCCATCACGACGGTCGCCCAGGTGCCGATTGATTACGGCATCACGAGCGGCGTCGCCATCCAGCAGTCGGAGCGCTTGCAGGCGCGCGGCTCGGTTTATAGCGCGAGCTTCGCAGATCGCAAGAGCCCGATTGCCTATGGCTACGGCGAGCAGTTGGCGGTCTATTTCAATCAAGCGCCGCTCTTTCAAATCGCCGCGGGGCCGGGCGGTGGCGGGGCGGGTGGCGGCGGCGGCGGCGGCGGCACGACGGCGGGCGGGCCACGCCCGTCGGGCCGTGGCGGGTTGAGTGATCCCGACATCACGCAATCGATGCCGCAGGCCGGCCAGCGACCGTCGTCAGGGCGACCCGGCGAAGACGGAATGAACGAAGAGGCGCGGCTGTTTATGAGCCCGTACGCGACGCCGCCGAATCTGAGGCCGCGCGTCGTGCTGCGCTTCGCGACGACCGAGAAGGATTTGCTGATCAGCGGCATGCTGGCGGGCGGCGCGGACCTTGTTGGCAAGCCCGCCGTCGTTGACATTCCGGTTGGCCGCGGCCATGTGGTGATGTTTGCTACAAACCCGATGTGGCGGCATCAGACGCAGGGCGAGTTCTTCCTGC is drawn from Blastocatellia bacterium and contains these coding sequences:
- a CDS encoding HEAT repeat domain-containing protein encodes the protein VLKDEVAFVRSAAARVLGQLSDGRAVDPLIAALKDSTSSVSSAAAMGLGALKDARAMPALLAMIRDPAPDVRAAVAASLGDLRDKRGVEPLILALNDEYKSVKLAAALALADIGDKHAVAALNEAVTNEKDEETRTQMKEALQRLMATPDQ
- the rpsU gene encoding 30S ribosomal protein S21, which produces MARVQVHDNESIESAIRRFKRQVAREGIITDTKKHAFYLKPGERRRLKSQVARRRARKSLRKRSSNDE
- a CDS encoding zinc-ribbon domain-containing protein — translated: MEDRTLTCADCSQPFTFSAGEQQFFQERGMSEPKRCKECRQARKANRDSGGRGSSGGGEGERSSGGRGGSYNRW
- a CDS encoding M14 family zinc carboxypeptidase; amino-acid sequence: MHREHWIALRRVCAGLFACALLLAAAAAPAAVAQKKAKAATAASSQRLNEEYTAKIKEYTTEKYFLTELVDHLPASDKVPSPDKVLGYVVGTPNKLTYTKDMYRYYRELEKATPRVRVFTAPERSEEGREQMLVLVSDEANLARLDRYKEITSKLADPRHLSDEQAQQLISEGKTFYWASGSIHSPETGSPEMLMEMAYRLAVEDSPLIEAIRKNVIVMITPALEVDGRDRAVDQYYYHKANPNKPMPPLLYWGKYVAHDNNRDGLGMALALSRNQMKTFIEYHPQILHDLHESVPFLYTSTGTGPYNAWLDPLVIDEWHVLAYHEIEQMTKRGVPGVWTHGFYDGWAPNYMFYVANGHNSVGRFYETYGGTGADTLTRNVGPQSQRDWYRPNPPLPWVKWSIRNNINLQQSAILFAMNYVANNRERFLNNFYVKSKRSILKAANEGPAAYVIPGDDARPVEAADMINLLRLMGVEVHTATKEFSVGDKKYAAGSYIVRMDQPYSRMADMLMDTQYYNVNDPRPYDDTGWTLGALRNVKTVRVTDKSVLDTPMVLLTSDARVRGKISGKLAMAGFIINHNTDNTLATLRYRLKDIKMLAAEEAFKMDDQSFNAGSFIVKFEGNPADARQRLEDAVVDLGLTAVAIDKLPEVKTHELAAPRIAIVHTWTNTQNEGWFRIEFDRLKIPYDYISDHVLRDTPNLKEKYDVIIFPPVGGTAQTIVSGMPKRGEPMPWKQSEVTPNFGFSPDQTDDMRGGMELRGVLNLQKFVEDGGLFIPITTVAQVPIDYGITSGVAIQQSERLQARGSVYSASFADRKSPIAYGYGEQLAVYFNQAPLFQIAAGPGGGGAGGGGGGGGTTAGGPRPSGRGGLSDPDITQSMPQAGQRPSSGRPGEDGMNEEARLFMSPYATPPNLRPRVVLRFATTEKDLLISGMLAGGADLVGKPAVVDIPVGRGHVVMFATNPMWRHQTQGEFFLLFNAALNYDHLSVGRAEPTARPERAGTGDEQ